The following coding sequences are from one Paramormyrops kingsleyae isolate MSU_618 chromosome 21, PKINGS_0.4, whole genome shotgun sequence window:
- the LOC111841067 gene encoding interleukin-12 receptor subunit beta-2-like, producing the protein MLLQFSTRSAFALMILLCGTGAETVGKMCAAFSTSGTVVQPGTSFAVYCVFDNAKCKKNMYLDQGGLQAVNYNSTTIFSEIKNIRARKTSYEFACKCDCCLVPCGFYLTAGYPPDKPQNLTCIQVGINGNITCTWKTGRDPYVKTLSYILMKTSALNNTLKLTPRYSMNGTAFASLPTFGSHSEYTVWVTTSNKFGNVSSDSIYFTLSDIAKPPAPEITQVHCLSYSCIIHWKVKETTHLLQVKCRTDTETSVISSITGNTSGNLNVSHLEPFMQYEFQTRNKLDSERGVWSEWSNTVAARTDEEVPLKEMDVWYTESNLHSQEKLYRILWKELSVSEARGVILHYKVMVTDQLTRKSTELASTGLAVGPIRCSYCDITVSAYNSKGHSPVARIALPLVTVGPSPQNVVCQPISEQGLAISWQKPNTVQPLLGYLVEWFPTDAKSQDLGWKRTAPGDLRMVVKDVIHHRCYTGAVYALYAHGVGKEDFRNICSWPSVPTQGPKTSLKNWDNATVTVHWKHEGVCVTGYTIYLKSSGSQPSEKRFGPVHPYLKEYTTEELLPGEYDLWMTAWANAEEGPAGPTNHIFIDFKKNEKNMDMVLILTGLFASVTFLLACVCRIPTVKQRVTVCFRMIYNSIPDPANSIWAKECIAKGQLLPEYKFNASAVLSTEEHSTVEIQEDAEAAQTHETPGSTSSDVELICSPRSFSQSPSADRDFNQDKLMHSHIDNSAPAQHDTKPYTHPNVEYISSNGLQNISGEDDEDDENCLNDFFPCPQSPFMEDMVPCTGQLTLDDLKINCNVFTDIINM; encoded by the exons ATGCTTCTCCAGTTCAGCACCCGGTCAGCCTTTGCATTAATGATTTTGCTCTGTGGCACTGGGGCAGAAACGG tggGTAAGATGTGTGCTGCCTTTTCAACCTCTGGTACCGTTGTCCAGCCGGGAACGAGTTTTGCGgtatattgtgtttttgatAACgcgaaatgtaaaaaaaacatgtacCTCGATCAAGGCGGTTTGCAGGCAGTGAACTACAATTCCACGACGATTTTTTCTGAGATTAAAAACATACGAGCCAGAAAAACGTCATATGAATTCGCTTGCAAGTGCGATTGCTGTTTAGTGCCCTGTGGCTTTTACCTTACTGCTGGAT ATCCGCCTGACAAACCCCAGAATTTGACTTGTATCCAGGTAGGAATAAATGGAAATATAACATGTACGTGGAAGACGGGAAGGGATCCCTACGTCAAAACCTTGTCATATATTCT GATGAAAACTAGCGCGCTTAATAACACATTGAAGCTGACACCCCGATACAGTATGAACGGCACCGCATTTGCGAGTCTGCCGACTTTCGGCTCACATTCTGAGTACACAGTGTGGGTGACAACGTCGAACAAGTTTGGAAATGTTTCCTCCGACAGCATTTACTTCACTCTCAGCGACATAG cCAAGCCTCCAGCCCCAGAAATCACACAGGTGCACTGCTTGTCCTACTCATGCATCATCCATTGGAAGGTGAAAGAAACAACACATCTCCTCCAGGTTAAGTGCAGAACTGACACAGAAACCAGTGTCATCAGCTCTATCACA GGGAACACAAGCGGAAACCTGAATGTTTCACACCTGGAACCTTTCATGCAATATGAATTTCAGACTCGGAACAAGTTAGACTCAGAGAGAGGAGTTTGGAGTGAATGGAGCAACACTGTAGCAGCAAGGACTGATGAAGAAG TTCCGTTGAAAGAGATGGACGTCTGGTACACTGAATCAAACCTGCATTCCCAAGAGAAGCTTTACAGGATACTCTGGAAG GAACTCAGTGTCTCTGAAGCCAGGGGAGTGATCCTACATTACAAGGTGATGGTTACAGATCAGCTGACCAGGAAGTCAACAGAGCTTGCCAGCACAGGGCTCGCCGTAGGGCCCATCAGATGCTCTTACTGCGACATCACTGTGTCTGCCTACAACTCCAAAGGTCATTCGCCAGTGGCTCGTATCGCCCTCCCGCTAGTGACCG TTGGACCCTCCCCTCAGAACGTAGTCTGCCAACCAATCAGCGAGCAGGGCCTCGCCATCTCCTGGCAGAAACCCAACACTGTGCAGCCCCTGCTGGGATACTTGGTGGAATGGTTCCCAACCGACGCCAAGAGTCAGGACCTCGGATGGAAGAGGACTGCTCCAGGAGATCTCCGAATGGTAGTGAAAG ATGTTATACATCACAGGTGCTACACCGGTGCCGTATACGCTCTGTACGCGCATGGCGTCGGAAAAGAGGACTTCCGCAATATCTGCTCCTGGCCATCAG TTCCAACCCAGGGACCCAAAACCAGTTTGAAGAACTGGGATAATGCTACAGTGACTGTGCATTGGAAGCACGAGGGTGTCTGTGTCACTGGCTACACCATCTACCTGAAGAGCAGCGGAAGTCAGCCATCTGAGAAGCGGTTTG GTCCAGTACACCCATATCTCAAGGAGTACACCACAGAGGAGTTACTGCCAGGAGAGTATGACCTGTGGATGACAGCTTGGGCCAATGCTGAGGAAGGACcagcaggaccaaccaatcatatATTCATCGACTTTAAGA AAAACGAAAAGAATATGGACATGGTTCTGATCTTAACAGGACTTTTCGCCAGTGTCACGTTCCTGCTGGCGTGCGTCTGCCGAATTCCCACTGTGAAGCAAAG GGTCACAGTGTGCTTTCGGATGATATACAACAGTATTCCGGATCCTGCCAACAGCATTTGGGCAAAGGAGTGTATAGCCAAG GGTCAGCTGTTACCGGAATATAAGTTTAACGCGAGCGCAGTGCTCAGCACCGAAGAACATTCTACAGTGGAGATACAGGAGGATGCCGAGGCCGCTCAGACTCACGAGACTCCTGGCTCCACGTCCTCAGATGTAGAGCTCATCTGCAGCCCTCGAAGCTTCAGCCAGAGTCCTTCAGCAGACAGGGACTTCAACCAAGATAAGCTGATGCACTCCCACATTGACAACTCTGCTCCAGCCCAGCACGACACGAAGCCCTATACCCACCCAAACGTCGAATACATCTCCTCAAATGGGCTACAAAACATAAGCGGCGAAGACGACGAGGACGACGAGAACTGCTTGAATGACTTTTTCCCCTGTCCTCAGAGCCCCTTTATGGAGGATATGGTTCCCTGTACTGGACAACTGACTTTGGATGACCTGAAGATAAACTGTAATGTTTTCACAGACATAATAAACATGTGA